The Phormidium sp. PBR-2020 DNA segment CGAAGACATGAGTGAGGCAGAAAAAGCCCAATGGACTCATTTCGTGATGCGAATGCAACAGTTCTCCGGGCCATTGATGGCCAAAGGAGTCGAAGATACCCTGTTCTACATTTATAATCGCCTCATTTCCCTCAACGAAGTGGGGGGTTCTCCCGGTCGTTTTGGCATTACCCTCTCGGAGTTTCATGGCTTCAACCAACAACAGGCCACCTATTGGACCGAATCCATGAACGCCTCCTCCACCCACGACACCAAACGCAGCGAGGATATGCGGGCCCGTCTCAATGTCCTCTCAGAACTTCCCGACGAGTGGGAAGCCGCCGTCGTCAGTTGGAAACAAATCAACCAAAAGCGTCGCCAGGAGGACTCCGAAAATCCCGATACCAATGATGAGTATTTCCTTTATCAAACCCTTGTTGGGGTGTTTCCCTTCGATCCCTATGACTTAGGGGAAGTCCGCGATCGCGTCGAACAATATGTCGTCAAAGCCGTTCGCGAAGCCAAAGTCCACACCGCCTGGCTACGGCCCGACACCGACTACGAAGAGGCCTTTGTCGCCTTTGTCCGCCAAGTTCTCGCCGACGGAGATGACAACGAGTTTCTCGCCGCCTTCCGTCCCTTCCAACAAAAAATCGCCAGTTACGGGATGCTAAACTCCCTCTCCCAAACCCTATTAAAACTTACCGCCCCCGGCGTTCCCGACTTATACCAAGGAACCGAACTCTGGGACTTTAGTTTAGTCGACCCCGACAACCGCCGTCCCGTAGACTATGGCCGTAACGCCCAACTGCTTCAGGACCTACAAAACTGGGCCGCCGCCGACTTACCCGGACTCCTAGCGGATCTCAAGTACAATGCTACCGACGGACGAATTAAACTATTTAGTATTCACCGTCTCCTGAGTACCCGTCACCAATACCAGGAGTTATTCGATCGCGGCGAATATCGTCCCCTACGCGTCACCGGCAAACACGCCGATCGCGTCGTCGCCTTTCTCCGCAAATCAGGAGACGCCCAAGCCATTGCGATCGCCCCCCGCTTCTGCACAGAACTCGTCAAACCCGGTGAATTTCCCCTCGGCGACGACGTGTGGGGCAACACGGCCGTAGAAATCCCCGGAAGCGCCGCCCAAACCTGGGTTGAAGCCATCTCCGGGCGATCGCTCTCCCGTCAAACCACCCTAAGCGTCGGCCAACTCCTCACCGACATCCCCATCGCCCTCTGGATCTCCGACTAACCCCTCCTCCCCCTCCTCCGTGTCCTCCGTGACTCTGTGGTTCCCCCCTTGCCCCTTGCCTCTTGCCTCTAAATTATGCCCCTCCCCCCCAACAGCCCCCGCCTACAACCCGTTCTCGCCTACATCCGCGACACCTGGAAAACCCTCACCCGGACCCAGGCCCACATCCTCGAAGCCGCCCAAGATACTAAAATCGATCGCCCCCCCGGTTCTCCCTGGATTGTCTACATTTCCCCCCAAGAAGATCTCGATGTCGTCCAAACCGAATTAAAAGAGATTCTGCCCCCCTCCGAACTCACCCAGATTGAACTGCGGATTCTGCCGCCGGAGATGGATCAGATTGAGGACCATGGCCTGTTATATCTACCCAAGTCCTACGTCGTTCCCGGTGGCCGCTTCAACGAACTCTACGGCTGGGATAGTTACTTCATCGCCCTGGGCCTATTGCGAGATGGAGAACTCGAACTGGCCCAGAACGCCGTTGATTTGCTAGTGTACGAAATTGAACATTATGGAACCGTCTTAAACGCCAACCGGTCCTATATGTTGGAGAGGTCTCATCCTCCCTTACTCGCCCGTGGGGCCCTAGGACTGTTTGAATACAACGAAGATCGCGATTGGCTGCGATCGCTCCTGCCGGCCCTAGAACGCTATTATTTCTACTGGACCGTCCCCCCCCACCTCAACGCCTCCACCGGACTCTCTCGCTATTACACCCGAGGCACCACCCCTGCCCCAGAAGTCGTCAACTCCGAACGGGACGAACATGGACGAACCCACTACGAACGAGTGCGAGACTACTATCGCCACTATCCCGTTGAAGCCTACGACCTGAGTTTGTTCTATAACCGCAACAGTGATAGTCTCACCGAACTGTTTTATCAGGGCGATCGCGCCATGCGAGAATCCGGCTTTGACATCACCAACCGTTTTGGTCCCTTTAGTGCCGATATCATCCATTACGTCCCCGTCTGTCTCAACGTCCTCCTCTATCAAATGGAACGAGACATCGCCGAAATCCACCATCTCATGGGACATTGGGACTCCGTAGAAGTCTGGAAAAAATACGCCAACACCCGACAAAAAGAAATCGACCGTTTCCTCTGGGACGACGAAGCCGGGTTATATTTCGACTACAACTTCCGCACCGAAACCCGAGGAACCTACGAATTTGTCACCACCTTTATGCCCCTCTGGGCCGGACTCGCCTCCCCCGAACAAGCCCAACGCCTAGTCGACAATCTCCCCAAATTCGAGACCAAAGGCGGACTTCTCACCAGTACCCATGTCTCCGGGAATCAATGGGATGCCCCCTTCGGCTGGGCCCCCCTACAACTGTTTGCCCTCAAGGGCTTACGTCGCTACGGCTACCACGACGAAGCCGACCGTCTCACGGAGAAATTCATCAACGTGGTGGTCTCAGAATTTGAGAAAAGCGGCACCCTCGTGGAAAAATACGATGTCGAGCGATGTTCAGCCGACGTCTCCGCCGAAATCCTCTTCGGCTACAGTTCCAACGAAATCGGCTTCGGCTGGACCAACGGCGTCGTCCGCGAACTCATCCACGACTGGCAGCAGCGATCGCCCTAACCCCCCTCCACCCCCCCAGAGGTTTGTTAAGATGGGAAGAGAATTATCGAAATCCCAAAGGCAAACCCAACACGGCAACCACAAGCGTTCGCAGCCTCCCTCTTTCTCTCTTTCTCTGTGTCCTCTGTGACTCTGTGGTTCCCCCCTTGCCTCGGGCGACCACAAGGGTACGCCCCTACGTCTTTTTTTTGCCCCTTACCCCCCATGACCCATTCCCCCAAAAAAGTTGTCGTCGGCCTATCCGGCGGAGTCGATAGCTCAACCGCTGCCGCCCTATTGCACCACGAAGGCTATGATGTGGTGGGATTGACCCTTTGGCTAATGAAGGGTAAAGGTCAATGCTGCTCAGAAGGAATGGTGGATGCCGCCGAACTCTGTGAACAGTTAGGCGTTCCCCATCATGTGGTGGACAGCCGCGAAGTCTTTGAAAACAACATTATCAACTATCTCGTCTCAGGCTATAGTGCCGGAGTCACCCCACTTCCCTGTTCCCAATGTAATCGGGCCGTCAAGTTTGGCCCCATGATTGACTATGCCCGTGAGGAATTGGGGGTTGACAAAATTGCCACCGGGCATTATGCCCAAGTCGATTTTGATGAAGAGACAGGCCGCTACCGCCTCTTACGGGCCGTTGACCGGCAAAAAGACCAAACCTATTTCCTCTATGACCTCTCCCAAGAGGTGTTGGCCCATTGTGTCTTCCCGCTGGGGAAATATCCCAAATCCGAAACTCGCCGCATCGCCGCTGAATTTAATCTCCTGACGGCGGAAAAGCCAGAAAGTCAGGATTTATGTTTAGTGGAGTCCCACGGGTCCATGAAAACCTTTCTAGAGAAATATCTTGCCCCCAAACCGGGAGATATTGTCGACCTCGATGGCAAGGTTTTGGGACGCCATGACGGGATTCATAACTACACCATTGGCCAACGCAAGGGCCTCGGGATTGCAGCGGCGCATCCTTTGTATGTGGTGGCGTTAGATACTGGGCGCAATCAAGTCGTGGTGGGCGATCGCGCCAGCGTTCACCATCCCGATTGTACCGTGAACCGGGTCAACTGGGTGGGCATGGCCGCCCCCTCCGCCCCAGTTCGCGCCCAAGTCCAAGTCCGCTACCGCACTCGTCCCGCCGAAGCCACCCTAGTTCCCTTAGAAGGGGGACGGATTCAGGTCAAGTTTGACGAACCCCTATTTGGGATTACCCCCGGCCAAGCCGCCGTCTGGTATGACGGGGATGTGCTACTCGGCGGAGGGATTATCGAATCCTCCGACGTGGTGAACCCCCCCGTCACCCTCTCAGAACGTCCCTCCCAATCCTCTTAGGGGCCAAACGGGTCATCAATCCGTGGTCAACCCCAACGATGTCTTTACCCTACATGAAGTCGCTGAGATGCTAAATGTCTCGGCGGCTTCTGTTCGTAATTGGCTTAAACTAGGATACTTAGAAAAAACGGAAAACAACGGCATCAGCCATGACTCCTTAACTACCTTTCAACGGGATATTCTCGGCAAGGAAAAACTCACCCAACGGGCGAATAAATCCTGCAAAGATAGCCATCATCATGAGCAGTTGACACAGAATATTTTGCGGGAGGTTCAGCGTCAAAAACCGGGCGATGACTCTCTTAGCCAGCGGTATGAGGTGGGTTTGTCTCAGTCCTATCGAAATCAAGAGGGCATTTTTTATACCCCTCCTGAGGTGGTGAAGCGTTTTTTTGATTATCTTCCCGATGATAGTTTCAGGTTCGTGTTTTGTGACCCCTGCTGTGGAACGGGGAACTTTTTAATTGAAGCCATTAAGCGGGGAATTAAACCGTCAAACATTTATGGCTATGATACTGATGAAACCGCCGTGGCGATCGCCCGCCAACGACTCACCGCCTTTGAGGGAGGAAATGACGTCAATCTCGCGGTTCAGGACTTCCTAAAACTCGCTGCTGAACATCCAGAACCCCAGTTTGATATTATCTTCACAAATCCCCCTTGGGGTAAAAAACTCCCCAAATCTGAACGAGACCACTGGGCGCTGAAATTCGCCGTAGGAACAAGCAAAGATACCAGCGCCCTCTTCTTTTTTGCGAGTCTAAGGGTTCTGCGATCGTCGGGATATTTAGGCTTCCTGGTCCAAGAAGCATTTTTCAACATTGCCAACTTTGAAAGGGCCCGTCAAATCGCCCTGAAGCAGAAAATCATCAGTTTAATTGATTTTGGCAAACCCTTTAAGGGATTGATGACTAAAGCCCAAGGGATTATCCTACGCCGCGAGAGTCCCCATTTGGGCGATCGCCTCTTATCAATCACCTCTGAGGCTGAGTATTATCTTCCTCAAAAGACCTTTTCTCAGAACCCCAAATCGATTTTTAATTTCACCTGTTCTGAGCAAGAGTTGAGAGTGATTGAACACTTATTCAAGCAAGAGCATCAAACATTGGCGGGGTCTGCCCAATGGGGGTTAGGGATTGTTACGGGCAATAATAAAAAGTATTGCGCCCGCGAAAGAAAAGAAGGGTATATCCCCGTTTATAAGGGGTCGGATATTACCAAATCTGGACTGAAACCCCCCTCCTGCTTTATTCCTAGGGACTTCTCACAGTATCAACAGGTCGCGCCCCTATCCCGATATCAAGCACCAGAAAAACTCATTTATAAATTCATCGCCTCAGACCTGGTATTTTTTCATGATACTGAACAGCGGTTTATTCTAAATAGTGCCAATTTGCTTATCCTTAACGATAAGTTTCCCTTGAGTTCACAGCAACTTGCGGAACTCTTAAATAGTCGCTTGATGAGTTGGTTGTTTCAGAGGCTATTTAGAACTCGTAAGGTGTTGAGGGGAGATTTGGAATTACTGCCGATTTTTGTAGGGTATTTTGATAGATATCAACAATTTTGTGAACAAGATTTTTTGAATTTCTTGTCTTTGGAGGAAGTTCTAAGGGGAACCTATCGAGTTGTAGAAGTAAAACGATAAAAAACATCAAAAATTGACGAAGAACTCATGATTCTTGTCCTGGGGTCTCTATGTTAGTCTGAGTCTGCGATCCTATTCCCATCCTCCGAAGTGTTCAAGCAACTCCTCACGAGACAATTGCATCAACAGAGGGGTAAATTCCTCTGCCGGTAATTGTAAAATCGCATCAATCAGAGTGAGTAATTCATCATCCAGGGAACCAAAGCGAACCCGCAACAAATTTTCTACCACACGACGTTCACCCTGTTGCAGACCCTGTTGTAGACCTTGTTGTAGACCTTGTTGCAGACCCTGTTGCAGACCCTGTTGCAGACCTGTTAACTGAGCCGCTTCGAGTTGTTGGTCAAAAAGAGGAGATAAACGCATAATCAGTTCAGTATCCTCCCAATCGAGATTTTCTTGTGTTTGAAGGTCAGCCTTTAAGCGATTCAACAATACTAGCGAACTCGCCCGCAAGGGATTGTCCGGAGGTAGCTGCTCAAGTTCCTCAATTGCTTCAGCCTGCACTCGGCCTCGCCCTAAAATTCTCAGCCATAGAGTGTCCGGATGACGAGGCAGCTGGTGAATCACTACAAGGTGAGTTCGTAGCTGGGATGCTAAATGGTAAATCCCTTCACCCCACCTTCCTAGGTCTAGGGTAGCACCAAAGCCTATCAATAGTTTCTCAGAAGCGGTCGGCGTGAGAATCCATAAGTGGGGTTTGATGGAATTAAGCAAGGTTTGGCGGTTTTGCTTAGCCTCGCGTCGTAATTGCGCTTCGATGATGAACAGTTTTAAGAGACAATCGCGAACTTCATCTGGGGTAACTGGATTGCGATAAGGCTCAAAGACGGTCGGAAGGTTGAGGGTTCTCCCCAAAATCCCGAGAGGGTCTGGCGAACGGCTCGCGTCGGGACTGGGCGAAAACCACAAATCGACCTGTCTCACTTCTCCCGCCACCCGTCGGGGAGCCTGAATGGTTCCGTAGGGAGTTAGCAGTTCTTCTAGGTAATCTTTGGCAAACTGGTCATGAATGAAACGGGTCACAGGAAAAGATGTTTATTCTCGTCAACGACTGAAGATTAACCGTTTCCCAAGGCCTTAGACCGCTCAGCGGCGGCTTGCACTGCCGAAATCAGGGCCGATCGCAGTCCTTGCGCCTCCAGTTGAGCAATTCCGGCGATCGTTGTCCCTCCAGGACTGGTGACGCGATCCTTGAGTTCTCCTGGATGTAATCCCGTTTCGCTGAGGAGTTGAGCCGTTCCCCGTAGGGTGGCGATCGCCAACTGTTGGGCCGTGGCCCGAGGCAATCCCGCCGCCACACCCCCATCACTGAGCGCCTCAACCATCAGCGCCACATAGCCGGGCCCTGACCCCGACAACCCTGTGACCGCATCCATGAGCCGTTCCGGAACCTCAACGACCTCTCCCACAGCACTCAGCAGCTTACGAGCCACCGCTAATCCTTCTTCCGTCACCCCTTGACCTGGACTCAAGGCAGAAATCCCCGCGCCGACGGTGGCGGGGGTATTGGGCATCACCCGCACCACAGGGGAACCGGGAAACGCCGCCTCTAACTTAGACAGGGGCGTTCCTGCCAAAATGGAAATCACTAAGGTCTGGGGGGAGAGCGTTCCGGGAGGAAGTTGCCCAGAAACGGCAGCAAAAATTTGCGGCTTGATGGCTAAAAGAAGCGTCTGGGCCTCAGCCGCAATGCTGGCGTTATCATCGCTGACCTGCACCTGATAGGTTTGTGCTAAATATTCCCGACGTTGAGGGTTAGGCTCACCCACCCAAACCTCTTCGGGACGATACACCTGTTGGGCTAAGATGCGGGAGAGGATGGCTTCTGCCATCATGCCACCGCCGATAATCGCAAGGGAAGAAGACAAGGGCTTAGACTAACTGTGAGGACGAACCAGAGGCTTAGGATTGGGCAACGCGACCGAAATCGGGAACCCAACTGGGGGTTGAGCCGCTGTTACTACTTTGCCCGGCATTGCTGCTACTGGGGGCTTGTAGATGGGGCTGCATCACATCCCGCACGACACCGGATTGGGTGCTAACCTGCACGCAACTGGGGGTAAAGAGGAAAATACTCTCGCCAATGCGTTCTTGATGACCGTCCAGGGCGAAGGTTCCCCCAGCGATGAAGTCCACCGCTCGCTGAGCTTGATCCGGGTCCATCACCGTCAGGTTGAGGACAACCGATTTCCGTTCCCGTAAAGCTTGAATGGCTTGGGGCATCTCTTCAAAGGTGCGGGGTTCCATCACCACAACTTCGGAAATGCCACTTGCTGCGCCAGGTAATCCAATCACGTTACTCATTCCTGAATTCATACTTGAACCCCGCTGAGGAGGGGGAGGCGTTAAGCCGGCGGAACTGCTTAGGGGCGAGCGATCGCGTAAACGAGTCCCGGTACTGCTGACATCGGTGTTGGGAGCCGATGCGTTACTTTCACTGGGATAGAGGGGCTGATAAGCGGGGCTATTGCCCTCCATATCGTCATAGTCGTACTGATAATCAACCGGCTCGTCCGGATTGATGAAATCCCGTAGCTTTGAAAAAATATTGCTCATGGCGACTCCGGCTAAACACTCCGATTCAGGTTGAATGACTGATTTTTAAGGATCTCCATCCATTCAACAGGGTCAATTGACTGATCGGCAAAGGTGATCCGCCCCTATTGTAGCTGGGATAGATCACAATGCAACCCAGCTTAATCAAGATTTATGGGTTTCTTATCCTACCGGTTTGAATGTCCTCGAAACCTGTCTGTCTTACTGGGGGCGATCGCCAAAGAGAATACGCCCTAAACGCACCATGGTACTTCCCGCTTCCACTGCTAAGGGATAATCGTCGGACATCCCCATAGATAGTTGCGAGAAGTGTAAATGCTTCCAGGACTGCTCTTGTAGGCGATCGCACCCCTGACGGGCCTCTCGAAAAATGACCCGACTTTCCTCCGAGGGCAAGCCAAAGGGCAGAATCGTCATCAGTCCCTGAACCTTCAGGGCCGAGAGGTCATCGAGTTGAGGTAAATCTGGCTCTAAATCCGGCCAATCCCAGCCCGATTTATTGGCATCGGGGCGAAATTTGACCTGTAGACAGAGATTGGGGCAGGGACTACCTTTTTCCACCAGACGCTGGATTTCGCGGGCCAGTTTCAGGCGATCAACTGAATGAATCCATTGCATTCGCTCCAAAGCCAGCTTTGCCTTATTGGTTTGCAGATGGCCGATGAAATGCCAGGTAATATCCTCTAAATCCTCAAGTTCCTCTTGTTTGGCGATCGCCTCTTGGATGCGACTTTCCCCAAAATCCCGGATTCCCGCCTCATAGGCCTGACGAATCGCACTAGCGGGTTTCAGTTTAGACACCGCAATCAAGCGCACCGACTCGGGAAGCGTCGGACGAATTTTAGCAACGCGATCGGCAATCGATAACTCCTCAAACGACATGAAAACGACTTAGTAACCTACCTCTGACAACAGTATTGCAATAATAGACAATTGATAATGGACAATTGATAATGGACATACGTCTCTAAGGATAGAGACTTTTGGAAGAGATAATGTCTTATTTATTGCGACTAAAGCCAGAAAAGCTCGGGCCCTAGAACATCTGTTTGCGAATCTTTTGTAATTTTTCATGGTCTTGAGTCAGTCCCGTGCGGCGCAATTGGCGCAGACGATTTTCAATGACTGCTCTGGCATCAGCTCGGGTGAGCGGCTCAAAGAGCAAACCTCGCTCACCGGTGGTTACGATAAAAAATAGGCGTTGAGCATACAACGTTGTGAATAGTTCTCGATCTTCTCCAATGGGGCAGACGCGAAATAGCAAGCCGAAGGTGGGATGATTGAGATAAGTTTCGGTGTTCATGGGGCGATTCAGGACGACCATACAGGGTCTGAGGGACATCCCCAGAGCCACATCAGGTTAAAGACTTAAACATAGCAG contains these protein-coding regions:
- a CDS encoding alpha,alpha-trehalase; the protein is MPLPPNSPRLQPVLAYIRDTWKTLTRTQAHILEAAQDTKIDRPPGSPWIVYISPQEDLDVVQTELKEILPPSELTQIELRILPPEMDQIEDHGLLYLPKSYVVPGGRFNELYGWDSYFIALGLLRDGELELAQNAVDLLVYEIEHYGTVLNANRSYMLERSHPPLLARGALGLFEYNEDRDWLRSLLPALERYYFYWTVPPHLNASTGLSRYYTRGTTPAPEVVNSERDEHGRTHYERVRDYYRHYPVEAYDLSLFYNRNSDSLTELFYQGDRAMRESGFDITNRFGPFSADIIHYVPVCLNVLLYQMERDIAEIHHLMGHWDSVEVWKKYANTRQKEIDRFLWDDEAGLYFDYNFRTETRGTYEFVTTFMPLWAGLASPEQAQRLVDNLPKFETKGGLLTSTHVSGNQWDAPFGWAPLQLFALKGLRRYGYHDEADRLTEKFINVVVSEFEKSGTLVEKYDVERCSADVSAEILFGYSSNEIGFGWTNGVVRELIHDWQQRSP
- the mnmA gene encoding tRNA 2-thiouridine(34) synthase MnmA, coding for MTHSPKKVVVGLSGGVDSSTAAALLHHEGYDVVGLTLWLMKGKGQCCSEGMVDAAELCEQLGVPHHVVDSREVFENNIINYLVSGYSAGVTPLPCSQCNRAVKFGPMIDYAREELGVDKIATGHYAQVDFDEETGRYRLLRAVDRQKDQTYFLYDLSQEVLAHCVFPLGKYPKSETRRIAAEFNLLTAEKPESQDLCLVESHGSMKTFLEKYLAPKPGDIVDLDGKVLGRHDGIHNYTIGQRKGLGIAAAHPLYVVALDTGRNQVVVGDRASVHHPDCTVNRVNWVGMAAPSAPVRAQVQVRYRTRPAEATLVPLEGGRIQVKFDEPLFGITPGQAAVWYDGDVLLGGGIIESSDVVNPPVTLSERPSQSS
- a CDS encoding N-6 DNA methylase; translation: MVNPNDVFTLHEVAEMLNVSAASVRNWLKLGYLEKTENNGISHDSLTTFQRDILGKEKLTQRANKSCKDSHHHEQLTQNILREVQRQKPGDDSLSQRYEVGLSQSYRNQEGIFYTPPEVVKRFFDYLPDDSFRFVFCDPCCGTGNFLIEAIKRGIKPSNIYGYDTDETAVAIARQRLTAFEGGNDVNLAVQDFLKLAAEHPEPQFDIIFTNPPWGKKLPKSERDHWALKFAVGTSKDTSALFFFASLRVLRSSGYLGFLVQEAFFNIANFERARQIALKQKIISLIDFGKPFKGLMTKAQGIILRRESPHLGDRLLSITSEAEYYLPQKTFSQNPKSIFNFTCSEQELRVIEHLFKQEHQTLAGSAQWGLGIVTGNNKKYCARERKEGYIPVYKGSDITKSGLKPPSCFIPRDFSQYQQVAPLSRYQAPEKLIYKFIASDLVFFHDTEQRFILNSANLLILNDKFPLSSQQLAELLNSRLMSWLFQRLFRTRKVLRGDLELLPIFVGYFDRYQQFCEQDFLNFLSLEEVLRGTYRVVEVKR
- the proC gene encoding pyrroline-5-carboxylate reductase — its product is MSSSLAIIGGGMMAEAILSRILAQQVYRPEEVWVGEPNPQRREYLAQTYQVQVSDDNASIAAEAQTLLLAIKPQIFAAVSGQLPPGTLSPQTLVISILAGTPLSKLEAAFPGSPVVRVMPNTPATVGAGISALSPGQGVTEEGLAVARKLLSAVGEVVEVPERLMDAVTGLSGSGPGYVALMVEALSDGGVAAGLPRATAQQLAIATLRGTAQLLSETGLHPGELKDRVTSPGGTTIAGIAQLEAQGLRSALISAVQAAAERSKALGNG
- a CDS encoding cell division protein SepF — protein: MSNIFSKLRDFINPDEPVDYQYDYDDMEGNSPAYQPLYPSESNASAPNTDVSSTGTRLRDRSPLSSSAGLTPPPPQRGSSMNSGMSNVIGLPGAASGISEVVVMEPRTFEEMPQAIQALRERKSVVLNLTVMDPDQAQRAVDFIAGGTFALDGHQERIGESIFLFTPSCVQVSTQSGVVRDVMQPHLQAPSSSNAGQSSNSGSTPSWVPDFGRVAQS
- a CDS encoding YggS family pyridoxal phosphate-dependent enzyme, which codes for MSFEELSIADRVAKIRPTLPESVRLIAVSKLKPASAIRQAYEAGIRDFGESRIQEAIAKQEELEDLEDITWHFIGHLQTNKAKLALERMQWIHSVDRLKLAREIQRLVEKGSPCPNLCLQVKFRPDANKSGWDWPDLEPDLPQLDDLSALKVQGLMTILPFGLPSEESRVIFREARQGCDRLQEQSWKHLHFSQLSMGMSDDYPLAVEAGSTMVRLGRILFGDRPQ
- a CDS encoding DUF3539 family protein, which gives rise to MNTETYLNHPTFGLLFRVCPIGEDRELFTTLYAQRLFFIVTTGERGLLFEPLTRADARAVIENRLRQLRRTGLTQDHEKLQKIRKQMF